The Salvia miltiorrhiza cultivar Shanhuang (shh) chromosome 1, IMPLAD_Smil_shh, whole genome shotgun sequence genome has a window encoding:
- the LOC131019910 gene encoding probable aquaporin TIP-type, protein MPGPGDHFNVPLSRVAIGNRDEFRQPGALKAAVAEFISTLIFVFAGSGAGIAYNNLTHDGAASPSGLISASIAHAFALFVAVAISANISGGHVNPAVTFGLFIGGNITLFRGILYIIAQLLGATAASALLIFTTGLAVPTFGVAGISVWSALVFEIVATFGLVYTVYATAVDPKKGEIGIIAPIAIGLIVGANIFAAGPFTGAAMNPAVAFGPALVGFSWANHWIYWAGPLVGAGLAGIVYEVFFISHTHEPLSEF, encoded by the exons ATGCCGGGCCCCGGCGACCACTTCAACGTCCCCCTCAGCCGCGTTGCCATCGGCAACCGCGACGAGTTCAGGCAGCCCGGCGCCCTCAAGGCTGCCGTGGCTGAGTTCATCAGCACCCTCATCTTCGTCTTCGCCGGCTCCGGCGCCGGCATTGCCTACAACAACCTCACCCACGACGGCGCCGCCTCCCCCTCCGGCCTGATCTCCGCCTCCATCGCCCACGCCTTCGCCCTCTTCGTCGCCGTCGCCATCAGCGCCAACATCTCCGGCGGTCACGTCAACCCCGCCGTCACCTTCGGCCTCTTCATCGGCGGCAACATCACCCTCTTCCGCGGCATCCTCTACATCATCGCCCAGCTCCTCGgcgccaccgccgcctccgcccTCCTCATCTTCACCACCGGCCTG GCCGTTCCGACATTCGGGGTGGCGGGAATCTCGGTGTGGTCGGCCTTGGTGTTCGAGATCGTGGCGACCTTCGGGCTGGTGTATACCGTGTACGCGACCGCCGTGGACCCGAAGAAGGGCGAGATCGGAATCATCGCGCCCATCGCGATCGGTCTGATCGTGGGAGCCAACATCTTCGCGGCCGGGCCGTTCACGGGAGCCGCCATGAACCCGGCCGTGGCGTTCGGGCCTGCTCTGGTGGGCTTCAGCTGGGCCAACCACTGGATCTACTGGGCCGGGCCGTTGGTGGGGGCCGGGCTCGCCGGCATCGTCTACGAGGTGTTCTTCATCAGCCACACCCACGAGCCCTTGTCCGAGTTCTGA
- the LOC131019918 gene encoding uncharacterized protein LOC131019918, with translation METQSHSIRVLVRPPPPPAPLPPQPPPTPPPGVVVVGFIGRRHHDVAHLINKIADSYAFGSGGLDTPLRFEPERIDSEMRRWFESRNLSFYHDQDKGILYLQFSMLDCTVAEAMLSEGRMGFESVLEDRELGDLKGFIFMFTVCHIVILIQEGSRFDTQLLKKFRVLQAAKHSIVPFIRSQNISSIASRPRSSAQSRIPATGSSFNNASPGKIGIQNRNASANAVMSGLGSYTSLLPGQCTPVVLFVFVDDFSEIYLSGNMEQSSETSSLNVSSSLNNSARPGMPAKGSSSVVVLARPVNKSEGGLRKKLQSSLEAQIRFSIKKCRTLSVFEGSHVGSRTGAVASSAPLFSLDASRAVSLVDACSTQSCESLEFAIGLVEQVLDGKATPDSLLLESHHENTNKEDIVSVKEFIHKQSDLLRGRGGLMGNGSSGAAGVGMVAAAAAAAAASTSATAASGKSISPPELPTLEIWSTSSQLILHRILSAKPGCTYEAKTNRMQEQNAMIPLIETVATSSDPYESALSHLENGIGMNTRFSTLWCEKAFPVAKEVYLEDLPPCYPSFQHEVHLKKALHAFMSMVKGPAVQLYIKKLKDECMSIWSSGRQLCDAVSLTGKPCMHQKHDIKALSTHEIKHHSSGFVYLHACACGRSRQLLPDPFDFDSANVAGSTFVDCDKLLPSIKLPEGIVKGPIQPSSWNLIRIGGARYYDPSKGLIQSGFSATEKFLLRWTIFLEKPPLNDIQQGSSDRNPRFETALEADDQTSDAARLVAGRAQNGAGTPKMPSSDITGNGSKKMSTGRGLSNFTMRKPFSEVVAGPAAANSAFPPLFSRKQPIQDAEKSVKLHNGRHRGLDKLGDVVYSQESQKVKDTASVDNLQHNGTASNTTKYGDSFPRIGSNIPSFNVNGGKQIKAANPMKTVTIYVGFEHECPHGHRFILTLDHLSDLGSSFSASEENVLPLPMENSDRKQDPTKLGKLGNHGRTRRQAHGLVVGGAISKAKNPEKSKEKVANGDMPSQKSMQSTRHGKNQNERTEAVNLVEDLDSNLKPTSIDDHGGAFSLLNRNLPIYMNCPHCRESRTKNDTSNVKYASAISQLQRIFVVTPSFPIVLAASPVIQFELSCLPPSVPDREQKLQFSLGCPAILPPDSFLSLRLPFVYGVELEDGSLHSLKPFENQPHLTAYIMRGTTLQVMSNRSALNPESATWSMSKNLPAT, from the exons ATGGAAACCCAGTCCCACTCAATCCGAGTGCTCGTTCGCCCCCCGCCACCCCCCGCCCCCCTCCCTCCGCAGCCCCCGCCAACGCCTCCGCCCGGCGTCGTCGTGGTCGGATTCATAGGGAGGCGCCACCACGACGTCGCTCATCTCATCAACAAAATCGCCGACTCTTATGCCTTCGGCTCCGGCGGTTTGGATACTCCGCTTCGCTTCGAACCCGAGAGGATCGACTCGGAGATGAGGAGATGGTTCGAGAGCAGGAATTTGAGCTTCTATCACGACCAAGATAAGGGGATTCTGTACCTGCAGTTTTCCATGCTTGACTGCACAGTAGCTGAGGCGATGCTGTCGGAGGGGAGGATGGGTTTTGAGTCGGTTTTGGAGGACCGGGAGCTTGGGGATCTTAAGGGCTTCATCTTTATGTTCACT GTCTGTCACATTGTAATACTTATTCAGGAAGGGTCACGTTTCGATACTCAATTGCTAAAAAAGTTCCGGGTTCTGCAAGCTGCTAAACATTCAATAGTTCCGTTTATTAGATCACAAAATATATCATCCATAGCATCTAGACCACGTTCTTCAGCTCAGTCACGAATACCTGCTACCGGATCATCATTTAATAATGCTTCTCCTGGTAAAATTGGAATTCAGAATCGCAATGCTTCAGCCAATGCAGTAATGTCAGGTTTAGGCTCTTACACCTCTTTGTTACCCGGTCAATGTACCCCAGTTGTACTCTTTGTCTTTGTtgatgatttctctgagattTACCTCAGTGGAAATATGGAACAGTCTTCAGAGACCTCGTCCCTAAATGTGTCATCAAGTTTGAACAATTCTGCAAGACCAGGAATGCCTGCTAAAGGATCTAGTTCTGTCGTTGTGCTTGCACGGCCTGTGAACAAATCTGAAGGTGGATTGAGGAAAAAATTACAATCATCCCTTGAGGCACAAATTCggttttcaataaaaaaatgtcGAACTCTTTCAGTTTTTGAAGGCAGCCATGTCGGGTCAAGGACTGGTGCTGTTGCTAGTTCAGCCCCTCTTTTTTCACTTGATGCATCAAGGGCTGTTTCACTTGTAGATGCTTGTTCAACTCAGAGTTGTGAATCTCTCGAGTTTGCAATTGGCCTTGTAGAACAAGTATTAGATGGGAAAGCTACACCAGATTCTCTTTTGCTTGAAAGCCACCATGAAAATACAAACAAGGAGGATATTGTCTCTGTGAAGGAGTTCATCCACAAGCAGTCTGATCTTCTAAGAGGAAGAGGTGGTTTGATGGGTAATGGCAGCAGTGGTGCTGCAGGTGTTGGCATGGTTGCTGCTGCAGCCGCAGCTGCAGCTGCCTCTACCTCTGCAACTGCTGCTTCTGGAAAATCAATTTCTCCCCCCGAGCTCCCAACTTTAGAGATCTGGTCAACTTCTTCTCAGTTGATTCTTCACAGAATTCTTTCTGCAAAACCTGGTTGCACATATGAAGCCAAAACCAACCGCATGCAAGAGCAGAATGCAATGATTCCACTAATAGAAACTGTAGCAACTTCTTCTGATCCATATGAATCTGCATTATCACATCTGGAGAATGGTATTGGAATGAACACTAGATTTTCAACCTTATGGTGTGAAAAAGCCTTTCCAGTTGCGAAGGAGGTGTATTTGGAAGATCTTCCTCCTTGTTATCCAAGTTTTCAGCACGAGGTCCATTTAAAGAAAGCCTTGCATGCCTTTATGTCTATGGTGAAGGGACCTGCTGTGCAACTGtacataaaaaaattgaaggatGAATGCATGTCCATCTGGAGTTCTGGAAGGCAATTGTGTGATGCAGTTAGTCTGACTGGGAAACCTTGCATGCATCAAAAGCATGACATAAAAGCTCTTTCGACACATGAGATTAAACATCATTCAAGTGGATTTGTTTACCTCCATGCTTGTGCATGTGGCCGTTCTAGGCAACTGCTACCTGATCCTTTCGATTTTGATTCAGCAAATGTTGCGGGGAGTACTTTTGTTGATTGTGATAAGCTTCTTCCAAGTATCAAGTTGCCAGAAGGAATTGTTAAGGGACCCATTCAACCTTCATCATGGAATTTGATTCGTATTGGGGGTGCAAGGTACTATGATCCTTCAAAAGGTTTAATCCAAAGTGGCTTTTCTGCAACCGAGAAATTTCTTCTTAGGTGGACTATATTTCTTGAGAAACCACCACTAAATGACATCCAGCAGGGTTCCTCAGACAGAAACCCCAGATTTGAAACGGCTTTAGAAGCAGATGATCAGACATCTGATGCTGCTCGGTTAGTAGCTGGCAGAGCACAGAATGGAGCTGGGACTCCAAAAATGCCCTCTTCAGATATCACTGGAAACGGTAGTAAAAAAATGAGTACTGGTAGAGGATTATCCAACTTTACAATGAGAAAACCATTTTCTGAAGTTGTTGCTGGACCTGCTGCTGCCAACTCTGCTTTTCCTCCACTCTTTTCTAGAAAACAACCTATACAAGATGCTGAGAAGAGTGTTAAGCTACATAATGGACGGCATAGGGGTCTGGACAAACTTGGTGATGTTGTCTACAGTCAGGAATCTCAAAAGGTTAAAGATACTGCTTCAGTTGATAACTTGCAGCATAATGGCACTGCTAGCAATACCACTAAGTATGGCGATTCTTTTCCTCGTATTGGCAGCAATATACCTTCTTTCAATGTGAATGGCGGTAAGCAGATTAAGGCTGCCAATCCTATGAAAACTGTCACTATATATGTGGGGTTTGAACATGAATGTCCCCATGGCCACAGGTTTATATTAACTCTGGATCATCTTAGTGACCTGGGGTCATCATTCTCAGCGTCCGAGGAGAATGTTCTCCCTCTGCCAATGGAGAACTCAGATAGAAAACAAGATCCTACTAAATTGGGTAAACTTGGCAACCATGGTAGAACCAGACGGCAGGCACATGGGCTAGTTGTGGGTGGTGCTATTAGTAAGGCAAAGAACCCAGAGAAGTCAAAAGAGAAAGTAGCCAATGGGGACATGCCTTCACAAAAATCTATGCAGTCAACCAGGCATGGCAAAAATCAGAATGAGAGAACAGAAGCAGTGAACCTTGTGGAGGATCTTGATTCTAACCTTAAACCTACTAGTATTGATGATCATGGTGGCGCCTTCTCTCTTTTGAATAGAAACTTACCAATATATATGAACTGTCCACATTGTAGGGAGTCCAGGACCAAAAACGATACGTCTAATGTTAAGTATGCAAGTGCTATCTCACAGCTGCAGAGGATCTTTGTG GTAACGCCTTCATTTCCGATTGTTTTGGCTGCAAGCCCAGTTATTCAATTTGAG TTGTCTTGCCTACCTCCCTCTGTTCCTGATCGTGAACAAAAGCTACAGTTCAGTTTGGGTTGCCCTGCGATTCTGCCACCAGATAGTTTTCTCTCCCTAAGGCTTCCTTTCGTTTATGGTGTAGAACTGGAGGATGGGAGTCTGCATTCTCTTAAACCTTTTGAAAATCAACCACACCTCACCGCGTATATTATGAGGGGAACAACTTTGCAGGTTATGTCAAATCGGAGTGCTCTTAATCCAGAATCAGCCACGTGGTCAATGTCAAAGAACTTACCTGCTACGTAG